From the Spiribacter sp. 2438 genome, one window contains:
- the murB gene encoding UDP-N-acetylmuramate dehydrogenase, with protein sequence MTALRGRFRREVPMARYTTWRVGGAAERLYEPADASDLGAFLCSDLAVPPIFWVGLGSNLLVRDGGLRGSVIRLHKGLSSLEDLGSGRVRAGAGVPCAKLARWCARRGYGGGSFFAGIPGTLGGALAMNAGAWGGETWAQVESLQTVDCHGVIRHRPGTDFRAGYRHLEGPADEWFTEAVLVFSPGEDPAALQQEMRRLLGERSRSQPTGQPSGGSVFRNPPGDHAARLIETAGLKGCARGGARVSEKHANFIVHDGTACAADIESLIHQVRSTVLEVHGVELHPEVRIVGEAADDR encoded by the coding sequence ATGACGGCGTTGCGTGGCCGATTCCGTCGGGAGGTGCCCATGGCCCGCTACACCACCTGGCGAGTGGGGGGCGCGGCAGAGCGGCTGTACGAGCCGGCAGACGCCAGCGATCTCGGGGCGTTTCTTTGCAGTGACCTGGCTGTGCCGCCGATCTTCTGGGTCGGTCTGGGCAGTAACCTGCTGGTACGAGACGGTGGTCTGCGTGGCTCGGTGATCCGCCTTCACAAGGGGCTGTCTTCCCTCGAGGACCTCGGGTCCGGACGTGTGCGGGCCGGTGCCGGGGTCCCCTGCGCCAAGCTGGCCCGCTGGTGTGCCCGTCGCGGCTATGGCGGCGGCAGTTTTTTTGCCGGCATCCCGGGAACCCTCGGCGGTGCGTTAGCCATGAACGCGGGTGCCTGGGGCGGTGAGACCTGGGCCCAGGTGGAAAGTCTGCAAACCGTGGATTGCCACGGTGTGATCCGCCACCGGCCCGGTACCGACTTCCGTGCCGGCTATCGCCATCTCGAGGGGCCAGCGGATGAGTGGTTCACCGAGGCCGTGCTGGTGTTCTCTCCTGGTGAGGATCCCGCGGCACTTCAACAGGAAATGCGTCGTCTGCTGGGGGAGCGGTCCCGTTCCCAACCCACGGGCCAGCCCAGCGGCGGCTCGGTGTTCCGGAATCCGCCGGGAGATCATGCCGCCAGGCTCATCGAGACGGCCGGCCTCAAGGGCTGTGCCCGGGGCGGAGCCCGCGTCTCGGAAAAGCACGCCAACTTCATCGTCCACGACGGCACCGCCTGTGCCGCGGACATTGAGTCCCTTATCCATCAGGTGCGCTCCACGGTGCTCGAAGTGCACGGCGTGGAGCT